Proteins co-encoded in one Perca flavescens isolate YP-PL-M2 chromosome 11, PFLA_1.0, whole genome shotgun sequence genomic window:
- the fmnl2a gene encoding formin-like protein 2 isoform X2, with the protein MGNAGSMDQHTDFRGHNMPLKLPMPEPGELEERFATVLNSMNLPPDKARLLRQYDNEKKWELICDQERFQVKNPPHTYLQKLRSYLDPAVTRKKFRRRVQESTQVLRELEISLRTNHIGWVREFLNEENKGLDVLVEYLSFAQYAVTFDGDCAENNPEAAMDKSKPWSHSIEDLHGGSTLPSSIAGNGITRASRHSTIRCNTLPSRRTLKNSRLVCKKDDVHVCIMCLRAIMNYQYGFNMVMSHPHAVNEIALSLNNKNPRTKALVLELLAAVCLVRGGHEIILSAFDNFKEVCIETQRFERLMEYFKNEDNNIDFMVACMQFINIVVHSVEDMNFRVHLQYDFTKLCLDDYLDKLKHTESDKLQVQIQAYLDNVFDVGALLEDAETKNAALERVEELEENMSHMTEKLQDTENEAMSKIVELEKQLMQRNKELESIREVYKDTSSQVHSLRQMLKEKDEAIQRQSNLEKKIHELEKQGTIKIHKKGDGDISILPSPPSGVEGLLGAVLGANGAANHVGVAAGTLAPPPPPPLPVNGTLSNGPSAVIPAAAPPPPPPPPPPPPPPPGPASQISAPLPPPPPPVAPPLPGCGTPTVIMNSGLAAVKIKKPIKTKFRMPVFNWVALKPNQINGTVFNEIDDERILEDLNVDEFEEMFKTKAQGPAIDLTMNKQKVIQKGPNKVALLDSNRAKNLAITLRKVGKTPEEICKAIQIFDLRTLPVDFVECLMRFQPTENEIKIMRQYEKERKPLENLPDEDRFMMQFSKIERLMQKMTIMAFIGNFCESVQMLTPQIHAVIAASVSIKSSQKLKKILEIILALGNYMNSSKRGAVYGFKLQSLDLLLDTKSTDRKMTLLHYIANVVKEKYSQVSLFYNELHYVEKAAAVSLENVLLDVRELQRGMELTKREYSMHGHNTMLKDFITHNENKLKKLQDDAKIAQDAFDEAVKFFGENSKTTPPSVFFPVFVRFVRAYRQAEEDNEQKKRAEQILMEKLLEQEAMMEEDQKSPHKNKRQQQELIQELRKKQVKDSRHVYEGKDGAIEDIITDLRNQPYRRADAVRRSVRRRFDDQNLRPVNNGEVMM; encoded by the exons AAATTCAGACGGAGAGTTCAGGAGTCCACCCAAGTCCTGAGAGAACTGGAAATTTCGTTACGTACCAATCATATAGG GTGGGTGAGAGAATTCTTAAATGAAGAGAACAAAGGCCTGGATGTGCTGGTGGAGTATCTTTCTTTTGCACAGTATGCCGTCAC GTTTGATGGAGACTGTGCAGAGAACAACCCAGAGGCTGCTATGGATAAGTCTAAGCCCTGGAGCCACTCTATAGAAGACCTCCATGGAGGAAGCACCCTGCCGTCTTCCATCGCTGGAAACGGCATCACACGTGCTAGCCGACATTCCACGATACG CTGCAACACCCTTCCGAGCCGGAGAACTCTGAAAAACTCCAGACTGGTTTGCAAGAAAGACGATGTCCATGTCTGCATCATGTGCCTGCGTGCTATCATGAACTACCAG TATGGCTTCAACATGGTCATGTCACACCCACATGCTGTGAATGAAATTGCACTAAGTCTCAACAATAAAAACCCAag AACTAAAGCTCTGGTCTTGGAGCTCCTGGCGGCAGTTTGTCTCGTGAGAGGAGGCCATGAAATTATTCTCTCTGCATTCGACAACTTTAAGGAG GTGTGCATTGAGACGCAGCGATTTGAGAGGCTAATGGAGTATTTCAAGAACGAGGACAACAACATCGACTTCATG GTGGCCTGTATGCAGTTCATCAACATAGTCGTGCACTCAGTGGAGGACATGAACTTCAGAGTTCACCTACAGTATGACTTCACCAAGCTGTGTCTGGACGACTACTTAGAC AAACTAAAGCATACAGAGAGCGATAAGCTGCAGGTTCAGATCCAGGCCTACTTGGATAATGTGTTTGACGTGGGAGCCCTTCTGGAGGATGCTGAGACCAAAAATGCTGCCCTGGAGCGcgtggaggagctggaggagaacATGTCACAT ATGACAGAGAAGCTGCAGGACACTGAGAACGAGGCCATGTCCAAGATCGTGGAGCTGGAAAAGCAGCTGATGCAAAGGAACAAGGAGCTTGAATCGATCAGG GAAGTCTACAAAGACACCAGCTCGCAGGTCCACTCACTGCGGCAGATGTTGAAGGAGAAGGACGAGGCCATCCAGCGACAGAGTAACCTGGAGAAGAAGATCCACGAACTTGAAAAACAGGGCACCATCAAGATCCACAAGAAGGGAGATGGAGACATCTCCATCCTGCCCTCACCACCCTCCGGTGTGGAGGGCTTGCTGGGTGCTGTGTTGGGAGCAAACGGCGCAGCAAATCATGTGGGAGTGGCAGCCGGCACGCTGgctccaccacctcctcctccactgcCAGTGAACGGCACAT tGTCAAACGGACCATCAGCAGTCATTCCTGCAGCAGCTCCCCCACCTCCACCGCCTCCCCCTCCACCTCCGCCTCCTCCCCCAGGGCCAGCCTCACAGATCTCagcacctctgccccctccgCCTCCTCCTGTAGCGCCCCCACTGCCCGGCTGTGGGACGCCTACGGTCATCATGAACTCTGGGTTAGCAG CTGTTAAGATCAAGAAACCCATCAAGACAAAGTTCCGTATGCCCGTCTTCAACTGGGTAGCCCTGAAACCAAACCAGATCAACGGGACTGTCTTCAATGAGATTGATGACGAGAGGATACTTGAG GACCTGAACGTGGACGAGTTTGAGGAGATGTTTAAGACTAAAGCCCAGGGCCCGGCTATTGACCTCACCATGAACAAGCAGAAGGTCATCCAGAAGGGGCCCAACAAGGTGGCGCTACTGGACTCCAACAGAGCAAAGAACCTGGCCATCACACTGAGGAAAGTGGGCAAGACCCCTGAGGAGATCTGCAAGGCCATTCAGAT CTTTGACCTGCGAACTCTGCCGGTCGACTTCGTGGAGTGTCTGATGCGCTTCCAGCCCACCGAGAATGAGATTAAAATCATGCGGCAGTATGAGAAGGAGCGCAAGCCGCTGGAGAACCTGCCGGACGAGGACCGCTTTATGATGCAGTTTAGTAAAATCGAGCGGCTCATGCAAAAGATGACCATCATGGCCTTCATCGGCAACTTCTGTGAGAGCGTGCAGATGCTCACACCG CAAATTCACGCAGTCATCGCAGCATCTGTGTCCATCAAGTCCTCACAGAAACTAAAGAAAATTCTAGAG ATCATCTTGGCACTCGGAAACTACATGAACAGCAGCAAAAGAGGAGCTGTGTACGGATTCAAGCTGCAAAGTTTAGACTTG CTACTGGATACCAAGTCGACAGACCGTAAGATGACGTTGTTACACTACATAGCCAATGTGGTAAAGGAGAAATACTCACAAGTTTCTCTCTTCTACAACGAGCTGCACTACGTGGAGAAAGCTGCAGCAG TGTCGTTGGAGAACGTCCTGCTGGATGTTAGGGAGCTGCAGAGAGGCATGGAGCTGACCAAAAGAGAGTACAGCATGCACGGCCACAACACCATGCTCAAAGACTTCATCACACACAATGAGAACAAGCTGAAGAAGCTGCAGGATGATGCCAAGATTGCACAG GATGCCTTTGACGAGGCAGTGAAGTTCTTCGGGGAGAACTCTAAAACCACGCCGCCCTCCGTCTTCTTCCCTGTGTTTGTGCGATTTGTTAGGGCTTACAGG CAAGCAGAAGAGGACAACGAGCAGAAAAAGAGAGCAGAGCAGATTTTGATGGAGAAACTTCTAGAACAGGAGGCCATGATGGAGGAAGACCAGAAG TCTCCTCATAAGAACAAACGGCAGCAGCAAGAGCTGATCCAGGAGCTCAGGAAGAAACAGGTGAAAGACAGTCGCCACGTCTACGAAGGCAAAGATGGAGCGATTGAGGACATCATCACGG ATTTGAGGAATCAGCCTTACAGGCGAGCGGACGCTGTGCGGAGGAGTGTCAGGAGACGCTTTGATGATCAGAACCTGCGGCCGGTGAACAATGGTGAAGTGATGATGTGA
- the fmnl2a gene encoding formin-like protein 2 isoform X3, producing the protein MGNAGSMDQHTDFRGHNMPLKLPMPEPGELEERFATVLNSMNLPPDKARLLRQYDNEKKWELICDQERFQVKNPPHTYLQKLRSYLDPAVTRKKFRRRVQESTQVLRELEISLRTNHIGWVREFLNEENKGLDVLVEYLSFAQYAVTFDGDCAENNPEAAMDKSKPWSHSIEDLHGGSTLPSSIAGNGITRASRHSTIRCNTLPSRRTLKNSRLVCKKDDVHVCIMCLRAIMNYQYGFNMVMSHPHAVNEIALSLNNKNPRTKALVLELLAAVCLVRGGHEIILSAFDNFKEVCIETQRFERLMEYFKNEDNNIDFMVACMQFINIVVHSVEDMNFRVHLQYDFTKLCLDDYLDKLKHTESDKLQVQIQAYLDNVFDVGALLEDAETKNAALERVEELEENMSHMTEKLQDTENEAMSKIVELEKQLMQRNKELESIREVYKDTSSQVHSLRQMLKEKDEAIQRQSNLEKKIHELEKQGTIKIHKKGDGDISILPSPPSGVEGLLGAVLGANGAANHVGVAAGTLAPPPPPPLPVNGTLSNGPSAVIPAAAPPPPPPPPPPPPPPPGPASQISAPLPPPPPPVAPPLPGCGTPTVIMNSGLAAVKIKKPIKTKFRMPVFNWVALKPNQINGTVFNEIDDERILEDLNVDEFEEMFKTKAQGPAIDLTMNKQKVIQKGPNKVALLDSNRAKNLAITLRKVGKTPEEICKAIQIFDLRTLPVDFVECLMRFQPTENEIKIMRQYEKERKPLENLPDEDRFMMQFSKIERLMQKMTIMAFIGNFCESVQMLTPQIHAVIAASVSIKSSQKLKKILEIILALGNYMNSSKRGAVYGFKLQSLDLLLDTKSTDRKMTLLHYIANVVKEKYSQVSLFYNELHYVEKAAAVSLENVLLDVRELQRGMELTKREYSMHGHNTMLKDFITHNENKLKKLQDDAKIAQDAFDEAVKFFGENSKTTPPSVFFPVFVRFVRAYRQAEEDNEQKKRAEQILMEKLLEQEAMMEEDQKSPHKNKRQQQELIQELRKKQVKDSRHVYEGKDGAIEDIITALKKNNITKFPNVYSRVRNSSSSTPVVVDVSQT; encoded by the exons AAATTCAGACGGAGAGTTCAGGAGTCCACCCAAGTCCTGAGAGAACTGGAAATTTCGTTACGTACCAATCATATAGG GTGGGTGAGAGAATTCTTAAATGAAGAGAACAAAGGCCTGGATGTGCTGGTGGAGTATCTTTCTTTTGCACAGTATGCCGTCAC GTTTGATGGAGACTGTGCAGAGAACAACCCAGAGGCTGCTATGGATAAGTCTAAGCCCTGGAGCCACTCTATAGAAGACCTCCATGGAGGAAGCACCCTGCCGTCTTCCATCGCTGGAAACGGCATCACACGTGCTAGCCGACATTCCACGATACG CTGCAACACCCTTCCGAGCCGGAGAACTCTGAAAAACTCCAGACTGGTTTGCAAGAAAGACGATGTCCATGTCTGCATCATGTGCCTGCGTGCTATCATGAACTACCAG TATGGCTTCAACATGGTCATGTCACACCCACATGCTGTGAATGAAATTGCACTAAGTCTCAACAATAAAAACCCAag AACTAAAGCTCTGGTCTTGGAGCTCCTGGCGGCAGTTTGTCTCGTGAGAGGAGGCCATGAAATTATTCTCTCTGCATTCGACAACTTTAAGGAG GTGTGCATTGAGACGCAGCGATTTGAGAGGCTAATGGAGTATTTCAAGAACGAGGACAACAACATCGACTTCATG GTGGCCTGTATGCAGTTCATCAACATAGTCGTGCACTCAGTGGAGGACATGAACTTCAGAGTTCACCTACAGTATGACTTCACCAAGCTGTGTCTGGACGACTACTTAGAC AAACTAAAGCATACAGAGAGCGATAAGCTGCAGGTTCAGATCCAGGCCTACTTGGATAATGTGTTTGACGTGGGAGCCCTTCTGGAGGATGCTGAGACCAAAAATGCTGCCCTGGAGCGcgtggaggagctggaggagaacATGTCACAT ATGACAGAGAAGCTGCAGGACACTGAGAACGAGGCCATGTCCAAGATCGTGGAGCTGGAAAAGCAGCTGATGCAAAGGAACAAGGAGCTTGAATCGATCAGG GAAGTCTACAAAGACACCAGCTCGCAGGTCCACTCACTGCGGCAGATGTTGAAGGAGAAGGACGAGGCCATCCAGCGACAGAGTAACCTGGAGAAGAAGATCCACGAACTTGAAAAACAGGGCACCATCAAGATCCACAAGAAGGGAGATGGAGACATCTCCATCCTGCCCTCACCACCCTCCGGTGTGGAGGGCTTGCTGGGTGCTGTGTTGGGAGCAAACGGCGCAGCAAATCATGTGGGAGTGGCAGCCGGCACGCTGgctccaccacctcctcctccactgcCAGTGAACGGCACAT tGTCAAACGGACCATCAGCAGTCATTCCTGCAGCAGCTCCCCCACCTCCACCGCCTCCCCCTCCACCTCCGCCTCCTCCCCCAGGGCCAGCCTCACAGATCTCagcacctctgccccctccgCCTCCTCCTGTAGCGCCCCCACTGCCCGGCTGTGGGACGCCTACGGTCATCATGAACTCTGGGTTAGCAG CTGTTAAGATCAAGAAACCCATCAAGACAAAGTTCCGTATGCCCGTCTTCAACTGGGTAGCCCTGAAACCAAACCAGATCAACGGGACTGTCTTCAATGAGATTGATGACGAGAGGATACTTGAG GACCTGAACGTGGACGAGTTTGAGGAGATGTTTAAGACTAAAGCCCAGGGCCCGGCTATTGACCTCACCATGAACAAGCAGAAGGTCATCCAGAAGGGGCCCAACAAGGTGGCGCTACTGGACTCCAACAGAGCAAAGAACCTGGCCATCACACTGAGGAAAGTGGGCAAGACCCCTGAGGAGATCTGCAAGGCCATTCAGAT CTTTGACCTGCGAACTCTGCCGGTCGACTTCGTGGAGTGTCTGATGCGCTTCCAGCCCACCGAGAATGAGATTAAAATCATGCGGCAGTATGAGAAGGAGCGCAAGCCGCTGGAGAACCTGCCGGACGAGGACCGCTTTATGATGCAGTTTAGTAAAATCGAGCGGCTCATGCAAAAGATGACCATCATGGCCTTCATCGGCAACTTCTGTGAGAGCGTGCAGATGCTCACACCG CAAATTCACGCAGTCATCGCAGCATCTGTGTCCATCAAGTCCTCACAGAAACTAAAGAAAATTCTAGAG ATCATCTTGGCACTCGGAAACTACATGAACAGCAGCAAAAGAGGAGCTGTGTACGGATTCAAGCTGCAAAGTTTAGACTTG CTACTGGATACCAAGTCGACAGACCGTAAGATGACGTTGTTACACTACATAGCCAATGTGGTAAAGGAGAAATACTCACAAGTTTCTCTCTTCTACAACGAGCTGCACTACGTGGAGAAAGCTGCAGCAG TGTCGTTGGAGAACGTCCTGCTGGATGTTAGGGAGCTGCAGAGAGGCATGGAGCTGACCAAAAGAGAGTACAGCATGCACGGCCACAACACCATGCTCAAAGACTTCATCACACACAATGAGAACAAGCTGAAGAAGCTGCAGGATGATGCCAAGATTGCACAG GATGCCTTTGACGAGGCAGTGAAGTTCTTCGGGGAGAACTCTAAAACCACGCCGCCCTCCGTCTTCTTCCCTGTGTTTGTGCGATTTGTTAGGGCTTACAGG CAAGCAGAAGAGGACAACGAGCAGAAAAAGAGAGCAGAGCAGATTTTGATGGAGAAACTTCTAGAACAGGAGGCCATGATGGAGGAAGACCAGAAG TCTCCTCATAAGAACAAACGGCAGCAGCAAGAGCTGATCCAGGAGCTCAGGAAGAAACAGGTGAAAGACAGTCGCCACGTCTACGAAGGCAAAGATGGAGCGATTGAGGACATCATCACGG CCCTAAAGAAGAATAATATTACTAAATTTCCCAATGTCTACTCGAGGGTAAGGAACTCCTCCAGTAGCACACCTGTAGTGGTGGATGTGTCCCAAACCTG A
- the fmnl2a gene encoding formin-like protein 2 isoform X1: MGNAGSMDQHTDFRGHNMPLKLPMPEPGELEERFATVLNSMNLPPDKARLLRQYDNEKKWELICDQERFQVKNPPHTYLQKLRSYLDPAVTRKKFRRRVQESTQVLRELEISLRTNHIGWVREFLNEENKGLDVLVEYLSFAQYAVTFDGDCAENNPEAAMDKSKPWSHSIEDLHGGSTLPSSIAGNGITRASRHSTIRCNTLPSRRTLKNSRLVCKKDDVHVCIMCLRAIMNYQYGFNMVMSHPHAVNEIALSLNNKNPRTKALVLELLAAVCLVRGGHEIILSAFDNFKEVCIETQRFERLMEYFKNEDNNIDFMVACMQFINIVVHSVEDMNFRVHLQYDFTKLCLDDYLDKLKHTESDKLQVQIQAYLDNVFDVGALLEDAETKNAALERVEELEENMSHMTEKLQDTENEAMSKIVELEKQLMQRNKELESIREVYKDTSSQVHSLRQMLKEKDEAIQRQSNLEKKIHELEKQGTIKIHKKGDGDISILPSPPSGVEGLLGAVLGANGAANHVGVAAGTLAPPPPPPLPVNGTLSNGPSAVIPAAAPPPPPPPPPPPPPPPGPASQISAPLPPPPPPVAPPLPGCGTPTVIMNSGLAAVKIKKPIKTKFRMPVFNWVALKPNQINGTVFNEIDDERILEDLNVDEFEEMFKTKAQGPAIDLTMNKQKVIQKGPNKVALLDSNRAKNLAITLRKVGKTPEEICKAIQIFDLRTLPVDFVECLMRFQPTENEIKIMRQYEKERKPLENLPDEDRFMMQFSKIERLMQKMTIMAFIGNFCESVQMLTPQIHAVIAASVSIKSSQKLKKILEIILALGNYMNSSKRGAVYGFKLQSLDLLLDTKSTDRKMTLLHYIANVVKEKYSQVSLFYNELHYVEKAAAVSLENVLLDVRELQRGMELTKREYSMHGHNTMLKDFITHNENKLKKLQDDAKIAQDAFDEAVKFFGENSKTTPPSVFFPVFVRFVRAYRQAEEDNEQKKRAEQILMEKLLEQEAMMEEDQKSPHKNKRQQQELIQELRKKQVKDSRHVYEGKDGAIEDIITALKKNNITKFPNVYSRVRNSSSSTPVVVDVSQTWQASLYYLPSCFTVFSFRVHSV; the protein is encoded by the exons AAATTCAGACGGAGAGTTCAGGAGTCCACCCAAGTCCTGAGAGAACTGGAAATTTCGTTACGTACCAATCATATAGG GTGGGTGAGAGAATTCTTAAATGAAGAGAACAAAGGCCTGGATGTGCTGGTGGAGTATCTTTCTTTTGCACAGTATGCCGTCAC GTTTGATGGAGACTGTGCAGAGAACAACCCAGAGGCTGCTATGGATAAGTCTAAGCCCTGGAGCCACTCTATAGAAGACCTCCATGGAGGAAGCACCCTGCCGTCTTCCATCGCTGGAAACGGCATCACACGTGCTAGCCGACATTCCACGATACG CTGCAACACCCTTCCGAGCCGGAGAACTCTGAAAAACTCCAGACTGGTTTGCAAGAAAGACGATGTCCATGTCTGCATCATGTGCCTGCGTGCTATCATGAACTACCAG TATGGCTTCAACATGGTCATGTCACACCCACATGCTGTGAATGAAATTGCACTAAGTCTCAACAATAAAAACCCAag AACTAAAGCTCTGGTCTTGGAGCTCCTGGCGGCAGTTTGTCTCGTGAGAGGAGGCCATGAAATTATTCTCTCTGCATTCGACAACTTTAAGGAG GTGTGCATTGAGACGCAGCGATTTGAGAGGCTAATGGAGTATTTCAAGAACGAGGACAACAACATCGACTTCATG GTGGCCTGTATGCAGTTCATCAACATAGTCGTGCACTCAGTGGAGGACATGAACTTCAGAGTTCACCTACAGTATGACTTCACCAAGCTGTGTCTGGACGACTACTTAGAC AAACTAAAGCATACAGAGAGCGATAAGCTGCAGGTTCAGATCCAGGCCTACTTGGATAATGTGTTTGACGTGGGAGCCCTTCTGGAGGATGCTGAGACCAAAAATGCTGCCCTGGAGCGcgtggaggagctggaggagaacATGTCACAT ATGACAGAGAAGCTGCAGGACACTGAGAACGAGGCCATGTCCAAGATCGTGGAGCTGGAAAAGCAGCTGATGCAAAGGAACAAGGAGCTTGAATCGATCAGG GAAGTCTACAAAGACACCAGCTCGCAGGTCCACTCACTGCGGCAGATGTTGAAGGAGAAGGACGAGGCCATCCAGCGACAGAGTAACCTGGAGAAGAAGATCCACGAACTTGAAAAACAGGGCACCATCAAGATCCACAAGAAGGGAGATGGAGACATCTCCATCCTGCCCTCACCACCCTCCGGTGTGGAGGGCTTGCTGGGTGCTGTGTTGGGAGCAAACGGCGCAGCAAATCATGTGGGAGTGGCAGCCGGCACGCTGgctccaccacctcctcctccactgcCAGTGAACGGCACAT tGTCAAACGGACCATCAGCAGTCATTCCTGCAGCAGCTCCCCCACCTCCACCGCCTCCCCCTCCACCTCCGCCTCCTCCCCCAGGGCCAGCCTCACAGATCTCagcacctctgccccctccgCCTCCTCCTGTAGCGCCCCCACTGCCCGGCTGTGGGACGCCTACGGTCATCATGAACTCTGGGTTAGCAG CTGTTAAGATCAAGAAACCCATCAAGACAAAGTTCCGTATGCCCGTCTTCAACTGGGTAGCCCTGAAACCAAACCAGATCAACGGGACTGTCTTCAATGAGATTGATGACGAGAGGATACTTGAG GACCTGAACGTGGACGAGTTTGAGGAGATGTTTAAGACTAAAGCCCAGGGCCCGGCTATTGACCTCACCATGAACAAGCAGAAGGTCATCCAGAAGGGGCCCAACAAGGTGGCGCTACTGGACTCCAACAGAGCAAAGAACCTGGCCATCACACTGAGGAAAGTGGGCAAGACCCCTGAGGAGATCTGCAAGGCCATTCAGAT CTTTGACCTGCGAACTCTGCCGGTCGACTTCGTGGAGTGTCTGATGCGCTTCCAGCCCACCGAGAATGAGATTAAAATCATGCGGCAGTATGAGAAGGAGCGCAAGCCGCTGGAGAACCTGCCGGACGAGGACCGCTTTATGATGCAGTTTAGTAAAATCGAGCGGCTCATGCAAAAGATGACCATCATGGCCTTCATCGGCAACTTCTGTGAGAGCGTGCAGATGCTCACACCG CAAATTCACGCAGTCATCGCAGCATCTGTGTCCATCAAGTCCTCACAGAAACTAAAGAAAATTCTAGAG ATCATCTTGGCACTCGGAAACTACATGAACAGCAGCAAAAGAGGAGCTGTGTACGGATTCAAGCTGCAAAGTTTAGACTTG CTACTGGATACCAAGTCGACAGACCGTAAGATGACGTTGTTACACTACATAGCCAATGTGGTAAAGGAGAAATACTCACAAGTTTCTCTCTTCTACAACGAGCTGCACTACGTGGAGAAAGCTGCAGCAG TGTCGTTGGAGAACGTCCTGCTGGATGTTAGGGAGCTGCAGAGAGGCATGGAGCTGACCAAAAGAGAGTACAGCATGCACGGCCACAACACCATGCTCAAAGACTTCATCACACACAATGAGAACAAGCTGAAGAAGCTGCAGGATGATGCCAAGATTGCACAG GATGCCTTTGACGAGGCAGTGAAGTTCTTCGGGGAGAACTCTAAAACCACGCCGCCCTCCGTCTTCTTCCCTGTGTTTGTGCGATTTGTTAGGGCTTACAGG CAAGCAGAAGAGGACAACGAGCAGAAAAAGAGAGCAGAGCAGATTTTGATGGAGAAACTTCTAGAACAGGAGGCCATGATGGAGGAAGACCAGAAG TCTCCTCATAAGAACAAACGGCAGCAGCAAGAGCTGATCCAGGAGCTCAGGAAGAAACAGGTGAAAGACAGTCGCCACGTCTACGAAGGCAAAGATGGAGCGATTGAGGACATCATCACGG CCCTAAAGAAGAATAATATTACTAAATTTCCCAATGTCTACTCGAGGGTAAGGAACTCCTCCAGTAGCACACCTGTAGTGGTGGATGTGTCCCAAACCTGGCAAGCATCTCTTTATTACCTCCCTTCCTGTTTCACTGTCTTCTCATTTAGGGTCCACTCAGTATAG